Sequence from the Primulina huaijiensis isolate GDHJ02 chromosome 16, ASM1229523v2, whole genome shotgun sequence genome:
ttttttataacttttcaaaatttaaagctATTAAGANGATGACCACTAACCGTGGACATATATTTTGTTATGATGATCAATAATCATGTCCACTAACCGTGGACATATTTTGACCACTAAACAGTCTCACCTACTAGATgtgaaaatatatcaaaattatatatctaatatGTGAATGTTATTTCATTCATGAACATAAAAATCAACACGTTTGATGGATATCAtgaaaaactatatatatatggagCTGTGATAGTGCTTTCTACAACTAAGCACTGAAAGAACCTAGTGATTTTACATGCAAACCATTATCGCTAAAGGTTTTAGCATACTGTTATAATGTGGgcctatataaaatatataatattgcaATATAATTGTTTTATGTGGTAAACTTATCCTAGAACTAGAATATATTGTACGTCTGTCAGTGATATGATTATAATTGTAATAACTTATAAGATTTGATTATTAGTTCGATTCAATTAGTTAGTACAatgaataatattaatattgtttCTATACTCAATCAATGATTAATTTTCTTCAAGTGCCAATAGAGAGGTTGGAAGCTAGCGAAcggatgtatatatatatatatataaaaagggCTAATGGGAAGTATTGCACATggagaaaaataataatgttagaagcatttgaaaaattaaaattatatacttttctttattttattttggggaATATAATAGAGAAAAGCATCTTATAATTTTTTCGAATAGGGCCAAGCCAGCTACCTATAATAACCATTTTGGATTGTTCTTgtcttttcttccttttttatttattttcacgACGAACTCCGGTCTACCATATTTCGATAAATCCTCGCATATGTGTAGTAGTCTCAGACCATACAAATCAGGTTAAACTTGAATATGACTATAAATAGGCTCAAACTTTACAAACTCAACTGTCCATCAACAAGTCTCTGTTCTTCTTCAAATTTACATGTTTTTAAGATTGGaatttggacctaactcaacataaaaaaatattgtataaaatttttcatgcaccttttataaaaattatatttattacgAAAATATTGTAGTTTCTCCCCCTTTAAAGCTTTATATCGGATGgattacaaaaaattatatacacaatttgatatatatttcatatgtgtttttattattttctgtaatacaatattaatatatgaaatgTAGTTCAACTAGTTtatcttaattttaattttaactttaaccGGGAGGGATATGagttattaaattgtttttcattaaattattgACATTCTTaaacaattaattattatacataaatttaaaattttgaaataattaacgTACCCGAGATTTGTACTCCCGGCCCACTGGCGTAATTTAAGCCAAAGACCAAGGGCATAAATTTACTCCCAACATTATATAAACCCCACACTCCCCCTTCGTTCATTCCCCACTTTTTCATCTATCTATTGCCATCATGCAGTAACTCCCTCGACAAGCACAATATCATACATTTCCTCCCAAAATtcctaaaaaaaacaaaacaggaAAAATGTCGGGATGCGGCAAAATTCGCTACATAGTTCGGCTCCGCCAGATGCTTCTCAGGTGGCGAAAGAAGGCGGCAATGGCGGCCAAACGGGCCCCTTCCGATGTGCCAGCGGGCCACGTGGCAGTGACCGTGGGCTCGAATTATAAACGGTTCGTAGTACGGACCACATATTTAAACCATCCCTTGTTTAAGAAACTATTGGTGGAGGCAGAGGAAGAGTACGGGTTCACTAACACGGGCCCGTTAGCCATTCCGTGCGATGAGTCGCGCTTCGAGGAAATTCTTTGTTGTCTAGCTCGAATCGAGTCGAATACTAGCAAAACAGCCCGTTTCACGAGCTTTGAAGAGGTCCAAGGGAACTGCCATTTGGGCTTCCGAAGTAATCTTGAGTTTTGGACCGATTCACGCCCTCTTTTGCATTaagtttcttgaaaaatttcaagtaTTCCAGTTTGTTTAACTCGGGTCGACCCCGTTTTAGTTAGCTCGAGTTTCCAAAGGTGGGATTTTTCACACGGAATGcatttttttgtaattcttttACTTTATTGTATGAATTGGAGGTGGTGGGTCATCAAAGAGCTGAGTGATGGCAAGTAGGTGGGCGCGTTACCACCGAGTCGTCCCGGGTTCGAACCAGATCAAGTCAACAACTGATGTCAATTGTGGTCGATGAAGAATAAAGAATGATTATTGAGTATCTTTCATTTCTTGTATATCAAATTATGATTCATATAGATTCATTAGTGGAAATCTGTAAAAGGGATTCTTGAAAAATGTATACCATGTTCATGGATATTTTACTAACATAAAGTTTCAgttgattttaaataaattatgaaatttaatcCAATGgttcaattaattattgatatGTGTAACGTGCTAGGCCTATGGGTATAATATGGCAACAACCCACGTGAAGGAAATGGCAACAACCTATTAAAAATGTtaccatttttatttattacttGTTTCTAATTCACCTATTAGTTACACATCTAAAAATTTTTACTTGGTCATTTTGTCAAAATTATctctaaaaaatttcaaaaaattaggccaatatttattttaagatttatttgaaacaaatttttgtaCGATATAgtatattgaaataaaaatttaaaaaacattaaataaaattacaaatatgAATAAGAATTTGAAATTAGTAATAACTTGAGAATTCTTTGCTAATGATGATTGTAACTCACGTCAAATATTATTATGTCTCCATCTTAAATTAATTACTATATTTAATTGTTCTGAAGATCAGGTGGAGGGCTCCTTAATTATAATTAGGAAGGGCAATTGGAGATTGCAGgttgatttaatatattaatttcaaggattaaatttataataaataaaatatttatatttatttttttaagctaTGTTTTTACGTGGAAAAGGTGATCATTAGCATTACTTAATCTATCTATAATTGGtataaataatacaataatTAGTTTTTTGCTTTTAACAATTGATCAGATATAGACTAATTTCAAATATAGTAGCGTCCACTAGTATTGCAAGGGAAATTAAATTATCAGTTGACttgattttataaatcaaaCCAATTCAATAATGCATGATCAATCAGTTAATTCAGTAACCATGATTGGTTCCATAAAGGActcttcatttttatttatatcacaaatttttttttataaaaccgtcttacgaatcaattttgtgacacaaaattacgaatcaattttgtgacacaAAACTCTTATCCGAAacgattcatgaaaaaataatatttttttgctaaagtattacttttcactCCAGACATGAACCAAGTTGACGCGTCTCACGAATACAGATTTGTGAGACAATTTATGGGTTTATCTTTTATTTGTATatttgtgtgtatgtgtgtatgtaattaatttgatttattttatgtttgataAATTACTGATGACATTTGTCATAGATCTTCCCATTGGGTTTTAGTGTGGCCAGCATGAAAAATAAGAGGAGATTAATTAAAAGGGTTAATTGTGAAGAATGGTCaaaatatgacatgatttgatcAGAACACATGGTCGtcagaaaaaaaattgtacttattttttgtttaatttcctCAAACGATTGaaatattaatgaaattaaattaaatgacctttatttttatacaaataaaTGCTTATTTAATTTACTAGTTATTGTTCTTTAGAGGTGATTTATGCTTAATTGATCTAAAGataaacatgttttttttaatttaaatcctaCTTATTATGAcaacataaattttaatatatatatttacatataatctatttaaaaatttagtgtataaattttatttttatttatttcaaaaaaatttgtgaaaaaaatcgTTGAATAAAGTGTTTCTCAATTGGCATGGAGTTTCAAAAAAGAAATAGAACAAAGAGAagatctaattaaattattggcaACTCAAATTTAATGCAatccaaaattttgatcaaGAAACAAGTTTAAAGCCCAAACATCTTCTTTTCCCAAATGTCTCCCGATTTCAAAAGAACTAGGGTGGTCGTTTAGAATCCAACTAACTTCCAAGTTTTCTAGAGCCCATTCgtatatatttcaatttgtaTCCAAAATTTTGCAAATATACCTTCTAACcttaattattattgttttatatttCGCGAGCCACTCTCGAATCTCGAGCATATAagtatacatacacacacacatatatatgtacatatatatctgtgtgtgtaTATACTTTATCAAATgcattcaaaattaaataaatcaacaaaattgaGTTTAGTTCGAGCTTGATAATTAGGTTCGAACTATATGAACTGAGCTCGGAAGTTCCGAGTATGCAAGTTAGAGAGGACTACGAACACATCGGAGAGCAAGCTAGGGCATCATCAGAAGCTCCAAATATGCATTACGTATGAAAGTTTTAACTGCAATTAATCCTCATAGCTTACGAATTTTAAATACATGCTcacaatatatgtttaattgatcAAGTTTTGCACTATGTCGCTGGGGCAtggtatatataaaaaaagaagaagatatttttactaaaaatatattaattcgatagtttttttaattaattactttAATAGAAATTTCACTATAACtaattcgattttttttccccaaataaTCCAGAAATATAGCATTGCAATAGGTTATTTTCTTAACTagttaattatatatttctaatattttgtgaaattttagcTAATAAATTTAaggtaaataatattaaaaaataacatgtttaaatttgaaacatgtatatcaaatatatagacacatagttaattaaaaaataagaaaaatttgttcataaattttatattttgatgcatagtttaaaatagaattatttttaaataataataaactaataatttaaatttatgacAAATCATGTGATTTGTCATAACCTAATGATTACTACACCACGTGAGCTAGTGTAATAATCTAAGAAGGAGATATTAAATTT
This genomic interval carries:
- the LOC140961074 gene encoding auxin-induced protein 15A-like → MSGCGKIRYIVRLRQMLLRWRKKAAMAAKRAPSDVPAGHVAVTVGSNYKRFVVRTTYLNHPLFKKLLVEAEEEYGFTNTGPLAIPCDESRFEEILCCLARIESNTSKTARFTSFEEVQGNCHLGFRSNLEFWTDSRPLLH